In Marispirochaeta sp., the genomic window CACGATTCTTGCTTGCGCAAGAATACGCGTTAGCTTCACGCCACGCAACTCAATTGGATGTTATGTAGACAAAATTTATAGCTGTCTTTATTGGGGGATAAAAGTGCATATTAATAGAATGAAAATTAGAATACTTACTTTTATACATTGGCATTGATCCTCACAAATGCTCTATCTGCACAGGCCTATGCAACTGCTAATTTAAAAGAACTTAGCGATGAGTCAGAAATGATATTGAAAGCAGTTGTTGAAAATCTATTATTTTTATTAGAGTTTGAATATGAAACAAGCAGTAGAAAGATGTTCTATTATGATTATAAATTCTATAAAAGTGGTGAAGAGTATATAAAAGGTTCAGGTTCGTACAGTATTCTAAAAGGAACAAAGAAATCCTATTTTATAAAACATAGCATAAGCAGATTAGAAAGGGGAAAGTGGGTATTAGACGAAACAAATCAGTTGTTTGATGAAAATGGTATCGGTTTTAGGTCTTATGGAACTAGGGATATCGAAGGAGAAGATGATCTTATAAAATTTCTTTATAAAACTGATTTGACGTATGAACTGCAAAAAGATCCCATGTTATTTGAATCTGGAAAGAAGGAAATATTATTGATAAGAAGATCTGATTATAGTGAGATAAATAATTATTATCTTAAAAATCATGAAATAAGATCTGAATTGGATTTTTATTTTGTTTTATCAGTAATGATTGAAGATGATGATTAATGTTATTGCGGGCTATATAACCTCAAGGATTGAGTCGACCTTCACGGTCGATTCAATCCAATGTTCAAGAAGCCCTGATCGACAGTAGCGTTTCTTATTAATAGGAAATGCTCGCTGGTTTCTGTTGGAAGAAAAACGAAATATGGGAAAAAGGAAGCGTCGCCACCTGTTAGTATGGAACGATTCTTAAAAAGAGTAGCAGATCAAACGAGTTCAGCCAAGAGAAAAAAAAGATTTTCTACTTCTTTGGATACAGCTCTCCCTGCCATGCAAGGAAATGAGAACAGGCCTTCAGGTTTTCTTTAGAGTGAATGGATTATGGATGACTTGTTACGTAAACCCTGATGGTGAAATCCCGGCATATACAAAGAAATGAGTTAGAAGTAATGTTTCCAACATAGTTATAAAATCGTGCGGAATTTAGGGTGACTATGTCGGGGGCGGCCCGTTATATCAATCAGGCGCTGCGGGCCAGACCGGTTTATCGCCGTCTTTCTGGCGGCACTGATCGGCGTACCGATCTATACAAGCAACCTGACGGCCCTGTCGATGGTAGGCGGCCTGCTGTCGCAGGGTATGAACCCGTCGGCGGCGCTGGCATTCCTGATCGCCGGCCCGACCACGACCCTGCCCGCGATGGCCGCGGTCTGGGGCATCACGAACAAAAGGGTCTTCGCCTGTTATGTTTCGTTCTTTGGGGCGCTGGTCGTCGGGTATCTGTACAGTGTGGTGGGGGCGTCTGAAACGGCTCAGTCTGCCGAGGTTTGACCGCCCCGGCAGCATATGATAAGATATTGTTGAAACAACAACATACTATGCCGACAAACAACCGACTACGCCGAACCAACTTGCTTCGTATACTTGAATCGCTCTGGCACATCCCGAATCCCAGCCGAGCCGACCTCGCCCGGGAATTACATCTCGATCGTTCCACCATCGGCCTCCTGGTTGATCAGATGATCGACAGAGGAATCCTGAGGCAGCATGCCGAGGAGAGCTCCGGCCCCAGGGGAGGGCGTCCGCCGATATTGCTCACCATTTCCCCCGGGGTCGCCTACAGTCTCGGCGTCGAGCTTACCTACCCTAACATACGCCTGGCGGCGGTTGATCTGTGCGGCAGCCTTATCGGCAGCAGAGAGATCCCGATCCAGGACTACGGACCGCAGGCTATTGAAAACCTGGCAGCAGAAACCGCCCGTTATCGGGCGACCCTCGACGCCTCATTCAAGGAGGGTGGCCTCGGCTTAGTCACCCTCGGAGTCGGCGTCAGCGGGCAGATCGCCGATGACGGAAGATCGATCCTGATTTCTCACGCCCTCCATATCAGTGAGCCCCTCAACGTGGCGGATCCTCTGGAGCGGGCCCTGCAGGTGCCGGTAACTCTCCTCAATGATGCCCAGGCCGGGGTAATGCGGGAGGCCGGACTCCGGGATAAAGAGGACCTGCTCCTGATCATAATCGAATTCCGTCCCGGTAACGCCGAGGAAGATATAGGTATCGGCGCCGGCCTGGTAATGGGCAACAAGCTCTGCCACGGGCGAGCAATCACCCATCTTTTACGATCCAACCTCAATGCTCTCCCCTCCGACCCGGCTCTGGGTGTCGAAGGTCTGGGAAAATCCCTGGCTCTGGTCGCGAATATTACCGGAATCGATGAGATAGTCCTGGGAGGAGAAGTGGAAGATATCCTGATCCCCCTGGGAGAAATCGTCGACCGCTATTCAAAGGTCGGCCGCAACAGGGAGGAGACGATAATACGGGTCTCGCATATCAACGGCGGAAGCGAAGCGGTTGCCCTGGGGGCGGCCTATTCCGCGATGAAACTCCTGCTGGCAAGCCACGACTCCTCGGTAGCCAATTTCTTCGCCTCACTATAGGATTCACTCCCTTAATTTCTTGACAGTTTTATGGTATCGACATATCATAGTTAGTGGGAATTACAACAAACTATTTTTCCTACTTATTTTAGGAGGACATATGAAAAAACTGATTATTCTCTCTCTGCTTTTCGGTCTGTTGTTTCCGGCCTTTCTGACGGCCGGAGGCGAACAGGAATCCGCCGGCGTGAGCGCCGAGAAAACTACAATCGAGGTTTGGAGCTGGCGCGGAGAGGACGAAGAGGGTTACAACCAAATCTTCGA contains:
- a CDS encoding ROK family transcriptional regulator, which codes for MLRILESLWHIPNPSRADLARELHLDRSTIGLLVDQMIDRGILRQHAEESSGPRGGRPPILLTISPGVAYSLGVELTYPNIRLAAVDLCGSLIGSREIPIQDYGPQAIENLAAETARYRATLDASFKEGGLGLVTLGVGVSGQIADDGRSILISHALHISEPLNVADPLERALQVPVTLLNDAQAGVMREAGLRDKEDLLLIIIEFRPGNAEEDIGIGAGLVMGNKLCHGRAITHLLRSNLNALPSDPALGVEGLGKSLALVANITGIDEIVLGGEVEDILIPLGEIVDRYSKVGRNREETIIRVSHINGGSEAVALGAAYSAMKLLLASHDSSVANFFASL